Genomic segment of Triticum aestivum cultivar Chinese Spring chromosome 6A, IWGSC CS RefSeq v2.1, whole genome shotgun sequence:
TTATGATATACCACAGTCTACATTCATCGATGCACGCACGTGCATCGACAACCAACTGAGAGGAGAGGAGACCATAACATATATATGGATTGGGCTGATCACCCTTGTAATGGCACATAAAACGATAGTAATCCTGCATGGTCATCCTATTCCTGCTATTTGTGGAAGCATCACCACCTCCAGAAGGGTATGAAGAGGACGCCTCAACGGTCGGACTTCCAGGTGCAGGATTGGGATCTCCAGGTCCATCGTCATCATCTTCTTCAGGAACAATCAAGTTAGGAACATCCACCTGGAACCCCCTCTCTCCATAAGGGAAAAGCAACGGGTACTGCAGAGGCATGAATGCGGTGTTCAGAGAAGATATCTGCTGCAAACCATCGGAACGACTGCAAACAACAATATCCCGAGAAGATGCCTCTAACGTGAAGCCACCACCGATAACTAAAGCAGCAAGCCCAGTGGTTGTAGGCAAACTAAATTGTGGACTATCGCCCTCTGAAGGCCCAATAATACGAATCGAGATATCCTCAATGGGTTCATCACCACGATCCTCTATCATCTTACTCGCCTCCCTAAAGGTCTGTACCAATGGGTTGAACTCATTAAGCATGTCTCTAAGACCAACCACAATACTCTCATCCACACCCCCAGTAGGCTTATCATCTGGATTTAAGGCATTCATCCTATGTCTAATCTCATTAGCTGGGTCATGTATATACAACTCAGCAAATTTAGGGGTATCATCACCGCTAGGCACCAACGAACCAATACGATGAGACACTTGACCATTGATCTTGAAAATCTTAGGTCCACGGCTGCCACCAAACGAGCGTTCAATGGTAGCACCCATCAAAGTGAAAGCAAACATATAGTTGTACTCATGTATAGTCCGGATGAATTTTTTAGCACGAGAAGTATCATCGAATCGAAGAAGCTCCCGGAGATAGGCCGGGGGATCCTTAAAGGGAGGGATATATACCTTAGCGCCTTTGCAACAGCGATTATAAACCATCTTACGTTGTGTCCAGGATGACCTGGACTTTGAGCACTCAGCAAACCAAAAGGAGGCACCATAGTACTGACACAAGAAATCCGGAGGGCCGTAGTACGACCTATCTGCATAGCAAGCTAACGGGCACCAAAGCAAAAAACTATCAGCAAGGGTAAAAGGAAGGCAATAATCACATAACCAGAACAACAAAGGTTTTGTTAATAAGTACCTTTAAGGGACTCGGCAAACTTGACCGAGAAACCTTGCCAGTCCTTCGGCAAAGGCCCTTGGAAAACAATCTCTGCAAGGAACATAAAACCAAATAAGAGACAATACAGCAAACAACAACAACTAATAACAAACCAAGAAATCTCATGCACCTTCACATCCAGGACGCCACAATTTAATTGACACTTCCCGTTTTTTCCGTTTGTTGCAGTCTACCCCGGTCACCTCTGAACTCACATAAACCGAGAAACCATGCCAATCTTTCGGCAAAGGCCCATCAATGACATGTTCTTAACAGGACATGCAGAACCAAGTAAGACACCACATGGCCAACAACAACAACTAACAACAAACTAAGAACTTTCATGTACCTTCGTATCGAGCGTGCCGAAACTCAACGCACAATTTCCCTTTTTTGCGACTTACCGCAGCCATGGTCAAGCTCAGAAAAGGAAACCAACCATCACCTAACCACGGCGTAAACAACACAGTAGTGAAATAATTATCATCAACCCCAACAAAATACTAAAGAAGAACACTGGAGAGACACGTACTTGTATGGCTTCGAGGAGGAAAACCAACAGGCTGACGCGGGATGTAACGTCTAGCAATCCCAGGGGCCGATGCACGCCTAGGAGCGGCGGCGTACCCAGGACTAGCAGCACGAGCAGGGACAGGCACATGCATAGAAGTGGTGTCGTGCCCAGGATTAGCAGCACGACCAGGGACAGACACATGTACAGCAGCGACTGCATGCCCAGAATCAGCACCATGACCAGGGACACGACCACGAACACCCCTACCACTTGGCCGAGGTAGGGCGCCACGCCCAGTGGCAGGCACCTGTCGAGCGCACGCCCATGCCTGGCGATAGGCTCAGCTCCAGCAGTAGGCACCCGCTGACTCACACCCCTACGCCTGTCAAGAGGCTCAGCCCCAGCGGCAGGCACCCGGCAAGCAGCAACCCCACCGGCAGCGACATGATCAGAAACAGGGGCACGCCCTATATTAGAACCTCCACGGCCAGTGGCTCGTCCACGACGACCAGCAGACCGCCCACGACCACGCCCACGTCCACCTAGCAACCCAACATCAGCCTCGGCCGTGGCTTGAGCATGAGCAGAAACCAGACCACGCGCCATGTCAAC
This window contains:
- the LOC123130418 gene encoding uncharacterized protein isoform X1; the protein is MFLAEIVFQGPLPKDWQGFSVKFAESLKACYADRSYYGPPDFLCQYYGASFWFAECSKSRSSWTQRKMVYNRCCKGAKVYIPPFKDPPAYLRELLRFDDTSRAKKFIRTIHEYNYMFAFTLMGATIERSFGGSRGPKIFKINGQVSHRIGSLVPSGDDTPKFAELYIHDPANEIRHRMNALNPDDKPTGGVDESIVVGLRDMLNEFNPLVQTFREASKMIEDRGDEPIEDISIRIIGPSEGDSPQFSLPTTTGLAALVIGGGFTLEASSRDIVVCSRSDGLQQISSLNTAFMPLQYPLLFPYGERGFQVDVPNLIVPEEDDDDGPGDPNPAPGSPTVEASSSYPSGGGDASTNSRNRMTMQDYYRFMCHYKGDQPNPYICYGLLSSQLVVDARACIDECRLWYIIRN